Proteins co-encoded in one Streptococcus parauberis NCFD 2020 genomic window:
- a CDS encoding TIGR00730 family Rossman fold protein — protein MNITIFCGASTGNNPIYGQKTIQLAEWMAETKHNLVFGGGKIGLMGIMADTIIAHGGHTTGVMPAFLKDREIAHAGLTELIIVNNMSDRKAKMMTLGDAFIALPGGPGTLEEISEVISWSRIGQNDSPCVLYNVNGYFNDLKNQFDHMVSEGFLSQKDRNKVLFTDDISKIESFITDYQAPSIRNY, from the coding sequence GAACATCACAATTTTTTGCGGAGCGAGCACAGGCAATAACCCTATTTATGGTCAAAAAACAATCCAGCTAGCTGAATGGATGGCTGAGACAAAACATAATCTTGTTTTTGGTGGTGGAAAGATTGGTTTAATGGGAATCATGGCAGATACGATTATTGCCCATGGAGGCCACACAACTGGTGTCATGCCTGCTTTTTTGAAGGATCGGGAAATTGCTCACGCGGGTCTAACCGAACTAATTATTGTCAACAATATGTCAGACCGTAAAGCAAAAATGATGACCTTAGGCGATGCCTTCATAGCCTTACCTGGAGGCCCAGGAACACTCGAAGAAATATCAGAAGTCATTTCTTGGTCTCGTATTGGTCAAAATGATAGTCCCTGTGTTCTCTATAACGTCAATGGTTATTTTAATGACTTGAAAAATCAGTTTGACCACATGGTTTCAGAAGGTTTTCTCAGCCAAAAAGACCGTAATAAGGTACTCTTCACAGATGATATCTCAAAAATTGAGAGCTTTATCACTGATTATCAAGCACCAAGCATCCGTAACTATTAA
- a CDS encoding cyclophilin-like fold protein: MSMKLKIKDNDIPVDWELNQAVYTLNEDAQKSPINVKMEKYGGFEQVGFLGKNYPRSDKHIKTEVGDIVLYNGNNIVIFYGQNSWSYTKLGRIKLSDNQIVDLLSNEELLLTLTS, from the coding sequence ATGTCAATGAAATTAAAAATTAAAGACAATGACATCCCAGTTGATTGGGAATTAAATCAGGCTGTGTATACCTTGAATGAAGATGCTCAAAAAAGTCCAATTAACGTAAAGATGGAAAAATATGGTGGTTTTGAACAAGTCGGATTTTTAGGAAAGAATTATCCGAGAAGTGATAAACATATAAAAACAGAAGTAGGAGATATTGTCCTTTATAATGGCAATAATATTGTTATCTTTTACGGACAAAATAGCTGGTCTTATACGAAATTAGGAAGAATTAAGCTTTCTGACAATCAAATAGTGGACTTATTAAGTAATGAAGAATTACTTCTAACATTAACAAGTTAA